A genomic region of Glycine max cultivar Williams 82 chromosome 15, Glycine_max_v4.0, whole genome shotgun sequence contains the following coding sequences:
- the LOC100779622 gene encoding kinesin-like protein KIN-14Q has product MADKPVSRGDSPSIGFSQENGRFEGNSVKFDDPIVKNVFDGRSILGYSLTSPDLVICGSPDIAGISYGDSPELLKNKHSKDVEQSMELSLEYGIKGSQVEADNGHKIPTVKFSNFCQAFEQEEELLSPEASFELLPPLVTKNESPQDLPLRDTEMLEDIGVSQEAEMESSEDTEDIGMEAKFKRLKRDFDSQRKELTETRRELGEIKRENQQKSRECQEAWNSLKELQNELMRKSMHVGSLAFAIEGQVKEKSKWFSSLRDLTRKLKIMKMEHIKLLEEAEASKKYQADMREMGLIIKSKINEQLESHEDLKSKYIEGATERKDLYNKVLELRGNIRVFCRCRPLNTDEIYAGATVALDFESAKDGDLTVMSNGAPKRTFKFDAVFGPQAEQADIFKDTAPFATSVLDGFNVCIFAYGQTGTGKTFTMEGTEEARGVNFRTLEKMFDIIKERQKLYCYDISVSVLEVYNEQIRDLLVAGNHPGTAAKRLEIRQAGEGMHHIPGLVEAHVNNMTEVWEVLQTGSNARAVSSTNSNEHSSRSHCIHCVMVKGENLLNGECTRSKLWLVDLAGSERVAKTEVHGDRLKETQNINRSLSALGDVISALATKSSHIPFRNSKLTHLLQDSLGGDSKALMFVQISPNENDLSETICSLNFASRVRGIELGPARKQLDTVELLRHKQMVEKVKQEVRLKDLQIKKLEETIHGLESKMKERDSKNKNLQEKVKELESQLLVERKLARQHVDSKIAEQHQMKHQEEQNNTLLRPALASRPLGSLKNFNDPVSGGWFKDQQINSAKPLTENNILKPRIPFSTMESSIKCIDHAEKENNPDMADKALLPKRPGRASICMMTPRVPSAVASRRNSLIPLPSIPSLTQFQSPLLPKLTNQFDQKDANGESETNCVPAQTHCESPKEVRSGAKRIGSILRRSLHKKIQVKSPLQQHMRKVGVNVGMEKVRVSIGSRGRLAPRGQVGSGRRGGAKDIQQKNSQKEKERGWI; this is encoded by the exons ATGGCGGACAAGCCTGTGTCTCGCGGTGACAGCCCCAGCATTG GGTTTTCTCAGGAAAATGGAAGATTTGAAGGGAACAGCGTGAAATTCGATGACCCAATTGTGAAAAATGTGTTTGATG GAAGATCAATTTTGGGGTATTCTCTTACATCCCCAGATTTGGTCATTTGTGGCTCACCAGATATTGCTGGAATCAGCTATGGTGATTCCCCTGAGTTGTTGAAGAACAAACATTCCAAGGATGTGGAGCAATCTATGGAGCTTTCTCTAGAGTATGGAATCAAGGGGTCTCAAGTTGAAGCTGACAATGGCCATAAGATCCCAACCGTTAAATTCTCAAACTTTTGTCAAGCTTTTGAGCAAGAGGAAGAGCTGCTATCCCCTGAAGCCTCCTTTGAGCTTCTTCCACCTCTTGTAACCAAGAATGAGTCACCCCAAGATCTCCCTCTTA GAGATACTGAGATGCTAGAAGACATTGGAGTGTCTCAGGAGGCAGAAATGGAGTCCTCCGAA GATACCGAGGATATTGGGATGGAAGCGAAGTTTAAGAGGCTGAAAAGAGACTTTGACAGTCAGAGAAAGGAGCTGACGGAAACAAGGAGGGAGTTGGGGGAGATCAAGAGAGAGAATCAACAGAAGAGTAGAGAATGCCAAGAAGCTTGGAACTCCTTGAAAGAGCTTCAAAATGAGCTAATGCGCAAGTCCATGCATGTAGGATCTTTGG CATTTGCCATTGAGGGGCAAGTGAAGGAGAAAAGTAAGTGGTTTTCATCACTGAGAGACTTGACGAGGAAATTGAAG ATTATGAAAATGGAACACATCAAGCTATTAGAGGAAGCAGAGGCAAGCAAAAAATATCAAGCAGATATGAGAGAAATGGGGCTTATTATTAAGTCCAAAA TAAATGAACAGCTGGAGTCACATGAAGATCTCAAGTCCAAATATATTGAAGGGGCTACGGAACGGAAAGATCTTTACAATAAGGTTTTGGAGTTGAGAG GAAACATAAGGGTCTTTTGCCGTTGTAGGCCTCTCAACACCGACGAGATATATGCAGGAGCAACAGTGGCCTTAGATTTTGAATCTGCGAAAGATGGTGATTTAACTGTAATGTCAAATGGAGCTCCTAAGAGGACTTTCAAGTTTGATGCTGTCTTTGGTCCCCAAGCTGAGCAAG CTGATATTTTTAAAGACACAGCACCATTTGCAACCTCAGTTCTAGATGGGTTCAATGTATGCATTTTTGCATATGGTCAGACTGGGACAGGAAAAACTTTCACAATGGAGGGCACAGAAGAGGCTCGAGGTGTTAATTTCAGGACTCTTGAGAAAATGTTTGACATAATCAAGGAGAGGCAGAAGCTCTACTGTTATGATATTTCTGTAAGTGTCTTAGAAGTGTACAATGAGCAAATAAGAGATTTGCTGGTAGCAGGAAATCATCCAGGAACAGCTGCAAAAAG ACTTGAGATAAGGCAAGCTGGTGAAGGAATGCATCACATTCCAGGGTTGGTTGAGGCACATGTGAACAATATGACTGAAGTCTGGGAAGTCCTACAAACCGGTAGCAATGCGAGGGCAGTAAGCTCAACCAATTCCAATGAGCATAGCAGCCGATCTCACTG CATTCACTGTGTTATGGTTAAGGGGGAGAATTTGTTGAATGGGGAATGCACGAGAAGCAAGCTATGGCTGGTGGACCTAGCAGGCAGTGAGCGAGTAGCAAAGACAGAAGTGCATGGCGATAGACTAAAGGAGACACAAAATATTAATAGGTCTCTCTCTGCACTTGGTGATGTCATATCAGCTCTTGCAACAAAAAGTTCACACATTCCTTTCAG GAACTCCAAGCTTACACACTTACTACAAGACTCATTAG GAGGAGACTCAAAGGCACTCATGTTTGTACAGATCAGTCctaatgaaaatgatttgagTGAGACAATTTGCTCTCTGAACTTTGCTAGTAGAGTAAGAGGAATAGAATTGGGACCTGCAAGAAAGCAGTTAGACACTGTTGAACTTTTGAGACACAAACAAATG GTTGAGAAAGTCAAACAAGAGGTAAGGCTGAAAGATTTGCAAATCAAGAAGCTGGAGGAAACAATCCATGGATTGGAGTCCAAGATGAAGGAAAGAGACAGTAAGAACAAAAATCTCCAAGAGAAG GTCAAGGAACTGGAATCACAACTTCTGGTTGAGAGAAAGCTGGCGCGTCAACATGTAGACTCAAAGATAGCTGAACAGCACCAAATGAAACATCAAGAAGAGCAAAACAATACACTTCTGAGACCAGCACTTGCAAGTAGACCACTAGGAAGTCTCAAGAATTTCAATGATCCAGTTAGTGGTGGGTGGTTCAAAGACCAACAAATAAATTCAGCTAAACCACTCACTGAGAACAACATCTTGAAACCTCGTATACCTTTTTCTACAATGGAGAGCTCCATCAAGTGCATTGATCATGCTGAGAAAGAAAACAATCCTGACATGGCTGACAAAGCCCTACTGCCAAAAAGGCCTGGAAGAGCTTCTATCTGCATGATGACACCGCGTGTTCCTTCAGCTGTTGCTTCAAGGAGAAACTCTCTGATTCCACTCCCAAGTATACCTAGCTTAACACAGTTCCAATCACCATTATTACCAAAGTTAACAAACCAATTTGATCAGAAGGATGCCAATGGGGAATCAGAAACCAACTGTGTGCCTGCACAGACTCATTGTGAGAGTCCCAAAGAAGTTAGAAGTGGTGCTAAGAGGATTGGTAGCATACTAAGAAGAAGCCTTCACAAGAAAATACAGGTTAAGTCTCCACTTCAGCAGCACATGAGGAAGGTTGGTGTAAATGTAGGGATGGAGAAAGTTAGAGTTTCCATTGGAagtagggggagattggcacCAAGGGGGCAAGTAGGATCTGGTAGAAGAGGAGGAGCTAAAGATATTCAACAAAAGAATAGTCAAAAGGAGAAGGAAAGGGGATGGATATAA
- the LOC100778924 gene encoding translation initiation factor IF-2, chloroplastic yields MLILVGNVQGTMSSLASPVSLGSLMGVSSSGRAHSMVRRVSLSRGNCRGRKRWHCVSLSVCRYSVTTTDFVADQGNSVSLDSNSSSSSSKGGDDGAGFVLKPPPKPVLKSPENKSDPILGPSRTIGDPGDVEEKNKVIESLGEVLEKAEKLGSSKVNGERNNGSMNKPVRSNADASPRADKLVNSAAYQKSKTMKSVWRKGDTVASVQKVVKEVPKPNSNKNEGEKTQTRGGEEVVSQTRAPQLPLKPQPPSQPQPALLSKPSIAPPPVKKPVVLRDKGVSETTSVKPKEKKSPILIDKFASKKPVVDPLIAQAVLAPPKPGKGPPPGKFKDDFRKKGATTGGPRRRILEDDVIHDEDASELNVSIPGAATARKGRKWSKASRRAARLQAARDAAPVKVEILEVGDKGMLVEELAYCLATSEGEILGYLYSKGIKPDGVQTIDKDMVKMICKEYDVEVIDADPFKVEGLVKKKEILDKDDLDKLKDRPPVITIMGHVDHGKTTLLDYIRKSKVAASEAGGITQGIGAYKVEVPVDGKNLPCVFLDTPGHEAFGAMRARGASVTDIAIIVVAADDGIRPQTNEAIAHAKAAGVPIIIAINKIDKDGANPERVMQELSSIGLMPEDWGGDIPMVPISALKGKNIDDLLETVMLVAELQELKANPDRSAKGTVVEAGLDKSKGPFASFIVQNGTLRRGDIVVCGEAFGKVRALFDDGGKRVDEATPSIPVQVIGLNNVPIAGDEFEVIESLDTARERAETRAESLRNERISAKAGDGKVTLSSLASAVSSGKLSGLDLHQLNIILKVDLQGSIEAVRKALEILPQDNVTLKFLLEATGDVSTSDVDLAVASKAIILGFNVKAPGSVKSYAENKAVEIRLYKVIYELIDDVRNAMEGLLEPVEEHVTIGSAVVRAVFSSGSGRVAGCMVTEGKILQDCGIRVKRKGKVVHVGILDSLRRVKEIVKEVNAGLECGLGLEDFDDWEEGDILEVFNTVQKRRTLEEASASMAAAVEGVGVAL; encoded by the exons ATGTTAATTTTGGTGGGGAACGTGCAGGGAACAATGAGTTCTCTTGCTTCTCCAGTGAGTTTGGGGAGCCTCATGGGTGTGAGTTCATCTGGAAGGGCCCATTCTATGGTGAGGAGGGTCTCTCTTTCAAGAGGGAACTGTAGGGGGAGAAAGAGATGGCATTGTGTGTCATTGTCTGTGTGTAGATATTCAGTGACCACAACTGATTTTGTTGCTGACCAAGGGAACTCAGTGTCCCTTGATTCTaacagtagtagtagtagtagtaaggGTGGAGATGATGGTGCTGGTTTTGTGCTTAAGCCTCCTCCTAAGCCTGTGTTGAAGTCCCCAGAGAATAAGAGTGACCCCATTTTGGGGCCCTCAAGGACTATTGGGGACCCTGGGGATGTGGAAGAGAAGAATAAGGTGATTGAATCACTTGGGGAGGTGTTGGAGAAGGCGGAAAAGCTGGGGAGTTCTAAGGTGAATGGTGAAAGGAATAATGGTTCAATGAATAAACCGGTAAGGAGTAATGCAGATGCTAGTCCTAGGGCTGATAAACTGGTGAATTCAGCGGCATATCAGAAGTCTAAAACCATGAAGAGTGTATGGCGTAAAGGGGACACGGTTGCATCGGTGCAGAAGGTAGTGAAGGAAGTGCCAAAGCCTAATAGTAACAAGAATGAAGGGGAGAAGACTCAAACAAGGGGAGGGGAGGAGGTGGTATCCCAAACTCGTGCTCCTCAACTGCCTTTGAAACCTCAACCGCCTTCACAACCTCAACCGGCGTTGCTATCAAAACCTTCGATAGCTCCCCCACCTGTCAAAAAACCTGTTGTTTTGAGGGACAAGGGAGTATCTGAAACAACATCAGTTAAACCTAAAGAAAAGAAGTCACCCATCTTGATTGATAAATTTGCTTCCAAGAAACCGGTAGTAGATCCTCTAATTGCGCAAGCAGTTCTAGCCCCTCCAAAACCAGGGAAGGGACCTCCCCCGGGAAAGTTTAAAGATGATTTCCGGAAGAAAGGTGCTACGACTGGGGGACCAAGAAGACGGATTTTAGAGGATGATGTGATTCATGATGAGGACGCATCTGAACTCAATGTCTCTATTCCTGGTGCTGCAACagcaagaaaaggaaggaaatggAGTAAAGCAAGTCGAAGGGCAGCACGACTCCAGGCTGCCAGGGATGCCGCTCCCGTCAAAGTAGAAATTCTAGAGGTTGGTGACAAAGGTATGCTGGTGGAGGAATTAGCCTACTGTTTGGCAACCAGTGAAGGTGAGATCCTGGGTTATCTGTACTCCAAGGGAATTAAACCAGATGGGGTACAAACAATAGACAAAGATATGGTAAAGATGATTTGTAAAGAGTATGATGTGGAAGTCATAGATGCTGATCCATTCAAAGTTGAAGGTTtggtgaagaaaaaagaaattcttgATAAAGATGACCTCGACAAACTCAAAGACAGGCCTCCTGTTATTACTATTATGGGCCATGTAGATCATGGCAAG ACAACTCTTTTGGATTATATACGGAAGAGCAAG GTAGCTGCTTCTGAAGCTGGTGGGATCACACAGGGAATTGGGGCCTATAAAGTGGAAGTACCTGTTGATGGCAAAAACTTGCCATGTGTTTTCCTTGACACTCCTGGGCATGAG GCATTTGGAGCAATGAGAGCTCGTGGAGCAAGCGTAACAGACATTGCTATTATTGTTGTGGCTGCTGATGATGGGATTCGTCCTCAAACAAATGAAGCTATAGCTCATGCCAAAGCAGCGGGAGTACCCATAATCATTGCAATAAACAAG ATAGATAAAGATGGAGCAAATCCAGAAAGAGTCATGCAAGAGCTTTCTTCAATTGGTTTAATGCCAGAAGACTGGGGCGGTGACATCCCAATGGTTCCG ATAAGTGCTCTCAAAGGAAAGAACATAGATGATCTTTTGGAAACTGTTATGCTTGTTGCCGAG TTGCAAGAACTGAAAGCTAATCCTGATAGAAGTGCGAAGGGAACTGTTGTTGAGGCGGGGCTAGATAAATCAAAGGGACCATTcgcttcatttattgtgcagaATGGCACCCTCAGACGGGGAGATATAGTAGTTTGTGGAGAAGCTTTTGGAAAG GTGCGGGCTTTATTTGATGATGGTGGAAAGCGGGTTGATGAAGCTACACCCTCTATACCTGTACAG GTTATTGGATTGAATAATGTTCCAATTGCTGGTGATGAATTTGAGGTTATTGAATCCCTTGATACTGCACGTGAAAGGGCAGAAACTCGTGCTGAGTCATTGCGTAATGAGCGTATTTCAGCAAAGGCAGGGGATGGAAAGGTCACCCTTTCTTCTTTAGCTTCAGCAGTTTCGTCAGGAAAGCTGTCTGGACTAGATTTGCATCaactaaatattattttgaaggTTGATCTTCAG GGATCTATTGAAGCTGTCAGAAAAGCTCTGGAGATTCTACCACAAGACAATGTCACTCTGAAGTTTTTGTTGGAGGCAACAGGTGATGTAAGCACAAGTGATGTGGACCTTGCAGTTGCAAGCAAGGCCATCATTTTGGGATTTAATGTGAAAGCACCAGGCTCTGTGAAAAGCTATGCTGAGAACAAAGCTGTTGAGATTAGATTATATAAagttatttatgaattgattgatGATGTACGAAATGCAATGGAAGGACTCCTGGAACCTGTTGAG GAACATGTAACAATTGGTTCAGCAGTAGTACGGGCCGTATTTAGCAGCGGTAGTGGTCGTGTTGCTGGATGTATGGTTACAGAGGGAAAAATACTACAAGACTGTGGTATTCGAGTCAAGCGGAAGGGAAAAGTAGTTCATGTTGgtattcttgattctttgagACGGGTGAAGGAGATTGTTAAAGAG GTAAATGCCGGTCTCGAGTGTGGACTTGGGTTAGAAGACTTTGATGATTGGGAAGAGGGTGACATTCTTGAAGTCTTCAACACAGTTCAGAAGAGGAGGACCCTTGAAGAGGCCTCAGCATCAATGGCAGCTGCTGTGGAGGGAGTAGGAGTTGCATTGTAG